The Podospora pseudopauciseta strain CBS 411.78 chromosome 2 map unlocalized CBS411.78m_2, whole genome shotgun sequence genome has a window encoding:
- the SMC1 gene encoding Structural maintenance of chromosomes protein 1 (EggNog:ENOG503NXCA; BUSCO:EOG092606CY; COG:D), with protein MGKLLRLELFNFKSYKGHHTLLFGDSYFTSIIGPNGSGKSNSMDAISFVLGIKSSHLRSSHLRDLVYRGRVMKTSKIQDDGTAAPATNGHTNGVENGDDDGSSQRATRNDPKSAWVMAVYEDDAGDEQSWKRTITSNGSSEYRINDRVVTAQQYNEALEAENILIKARNFLVFQGDVEAIAAQSPQDLTRLIEQISGSLEYKAEYEKLQAEEEQALENQNFQLIRRRGINGEIKQYQEQKKEAENFQKKTEERDEAVITHILWKLYHFQRVMDESSAQIQEHQENLKEFRRNVETFEKRLEAARKEQTSVAREVHKIEKTIKAKEKSIEERENSLVPIDEKITQSSRDMEMLRKRIADLKELRDEKTAAVQKYTKDLAQVEKAQRQFEKQWAETLKKQGKELSDADRKEYDKLQAEAMKRSTDNRQKLDNLRRQLKSDEATFNSLGGRIDNFEASIDKLQGEVRVITERRDACQDFIRQITTEIDAKKKEYNSVQSERIRINNTHTELEEKLRDVLRKLEDADMGRRQNERETRTRNIISDLKRIYPGVRGRVGELCKPKQKKYDEAVITALGREFDGVIVDTEKTAVDCIQFLKDGRLPSMTFIPLDNIKVNTSNSAVKGIAGARLTIDTIDFDPTLERAIAYACGGSVVCDNLEVAKEIVYGKKIQVKAVTLQGYVIHKAGTMTGGRLNEDKGNKRRFEQVDVENLTRLAEKFKDDIAKLPRAGRRGTEDNLQNEIASLEQRLRLQKSELAAFEKNLKSKLKELDNAKQELASFQPKFDDKKGELERTRATVGKFEKAIQGVEDKIYADFCKRLGYENIRDYEAQQGTLEQEAAQKRQAFDIQKKSIQNSLSWETSQLSSSTERVKNMEQQLKRHQQEVQSYQEEKSNIEETMGQDQDELEALSESLEVVRTRHAEKTKKVSEAKADLQGRSKDIDARLKEISNLESVVQKNSAGKFALLRRCKLEQIQIPLKQGSLDDIPNEDVLLQKDQDAMDVDMDEDAEADEVLEAAMDDYGIEIDFDNLDDDLKDSDDDFEDKLQERISSLTTELEKLNPNMRAMERLESVKTRLQSTDKDWEDSKTALKEARDAFSRVKQQRFELFNKAFSHIQEQITHVYKDLTRSDAYPLGGQAYLDIEEDTETPYLSGIKYHAMPPLKRFRDMEHLSGGEKTMAALALLFAIHSYQPSPFFVLDEVDAALDNANVEKITKYIREHAGPGMQFIVISLKPTLFQHSESLVGVYRDQAANSSETLTLDLRKYV; from the exons ATGGGGAAGCTCCTTCGCCTCGAGCTTTTCA ACTTCAAGTCATACAAGGGCCACCACACACTCTTGTTTGGCGACTCCTActtcacctccatcatcggTCCCAATGGCTCCGGTAAATCCAACTCGATGGACGCCATCTCCTTCGTCCTGGGCATCAAATCGTCACATCTGCGATCGTCGCACCTTCGCGACCTGGTTTATCGCGGCCGGGTCATGAAAACTTCGAAGATCCAAGACGACGGCACAGCTGCACCAGCCACCAATGGCCACACCAACGGCGTCGAGAATGGCGATGACGATGGCTCTTCGCAAAGAGCGACGAGAAACGACCCCAAATCCGCCTGGGTGATGGCCGTGTACGAAGATGATGCCGGTGATGAGCAAAGTTGGAAGCGCACGATCACGAGCAACGGTTCTAGCGAGTACCGAATCAACGACCGCGTGGTTACCGCCCAGCAGTACAACGAGGCCCTCGAGGCGGAGAACATCCTGATCAAGGCGCGCAACTTTTTGGTATTCCAAGGTGATGTCGAGGCCATCGCTGCGCAGTCACCACAGGACCTCACACGCTTGATCGAGCAGATCTCGGGTAGTTTGGAATACAAGGCCGAGTACGAGAAACTccaggccgaggaagagcagGCTCTCGAAAACCAAAACTTTCAACTCatcagaagaagaggcatCAATGGCGAGATCAAGCAGTATcaggagcaaaagaaggaggccgagaactTCCAGAAGAAGACAGAGGAAAGGGACGAGGCCGTTATCACTCACATTCTGTGGAAGCTGTACCACTTTCAACGGGTGATGGATGAGTCAAGCGCCCAGATTCAAGAGCACCAGGAGAATCTCAAGGAGTTCCGCCGAAACGTTGAGACATTCGAAAAGAGGCTGGAGGCTGCGCGCAAGGAACAAACCAGCGTTGCCCGTGAGGTGCACAAGATCGAGAAGACGatcaaggccaaggaaaAGAGCATTGAGGAAAGAGAAAACAGCCTGGTACCAATTGATGAGAAGATCACACAGAGCTCCCGGGATATGGAAATGCTACGAAAGAGGATTGCCGATCTTAAGGAACTCCGCGACGAGAAGACGGCGGCTGTGCAAAAGTACACAAAGGACTTGGCACAAGTGGAAAAAGCGCAACGACAGTTTGAGAAGCAATGGGCCGAAACGCTGAAGAAGCAGGGCAAGGAGCTCAGCGATGCGGACAGGAAAGAATACGACAAGCTGCAAGCAGAGGCGATGAAGAGGTCAACAGACAATCGACAAAAGCTGGATAATCTGCGACGACAATTGAAGAGCGACGAGGCGACATTCAACAGTCTTGGTGGCAGGATAGACAACTTTGAAGCCAGCATCGACAAACTGCAGGGTGAGGTCCGGGTCATCACAGAACGCCGGGATGCTTGTCAAGACTTCATCAGGCAGATTACAACGGAGATCGACGCCAAGAAAAAGGAGTACAACAGTGTTCAGTCGGAGCGTATTAGGATCAATAACACCCACACTGAACTTGAGGAGAAGCTCCGCGACGTCCTGAGGAAACTCGAAGATGCGGACATGGGCAGGCGGCAGAATGAGAGGGAGACAAGGACGCGCAACATTATCAGCGACCTCAAACGCATCTACCCTGGTGTTCGCGGGCGAGTTGGTGAGCTTTGCAAGCCGAAACAGAAGAAGTACGACGAGGCGGTCATCACTGCTCTTGGTCGCGAATTCGACGGGGTGATTGTCGACACCGAGAAGACAGCTGTTGACTGCATCCAGTTTCTCAAGGACGGTCGGCTCCCCTCCATGACCTTCATTCCGTTGGACAACATCAAGGTAAACACCTCAAACTCTGCCGTCAAGGGCATTGCGGGTGCCAGATTGACCATTGACACCATCGACTTTGATCCAACGCTGGAGCGGGCGATTGCCTATGCCTGCGGCGGGTCCGTGGTCTGTGACAACCTCGAGGTGGCCAAGGAGATTGTCTACGGCAAGAAGATCCAGGTCAAGGCTGTGACACTGCAAGGCTACGTGATTCACAAGGCCGGTACCATGACGGGTGGTCGCTTGAATGAGGACAAGGGCAATAAGCGCCGGTTCGAgcaggttgatgttgagaatCTCACGCGTTTGGCTGAGAAGTTCAAGGACGACATTGCCAAGTTGCCACGAGCGGGACGGCGAGGCACTGAGGACAACCTCCAGAACGAGATTGCCTCTCTGGAGCAGCGTCTTCGCCTGCAAAAGAGCGAGTTGGCTGCCTTTGAAAAGAATCTTAAGAGTAAGCTAAAGGAGCTCGACAACGCGAAGCAGGAACTGGCGAGCTTCCAGCCCAAATTCGACGACAAGAAGGGCGAGCTAGAGCGTACCCGGGCAACCGTGGGGAAGTTCGAAAAGGCCATTCAGGGCGTCGAAGATAAGATCTACGCCGACTTCTGCAAGAGGCTTGGATATGAGAACATTCGTGACTACGAGGCCCAGCAAGGGACTTTGGAGCAGGAGGCTGCCCAGAAGCGCCAGGCATTTGACatccagaagaagagcatTCAAAACAGCTTGAGCTGGGAGACGTCACAGCTCAGCTCCAGCACTGAACGAGTAAAGAACATGGAGCAACAACTCAAGCGGCACCAACAGGAAGTCCAGTCATACCAGGAGGAAAAGAGCAACATTGAGGAAACCATgggccaagaccaagacgAGCTCGAAGCCCTCTCCGAAAGCCTAGAGGTTGTCCGGACCAGACACGCCGAAAAGACCAAGAAGGTCTCGGAAGCCAAGGCCGACCTCCAAGGGAGAAGCAAAGACATCGACGCCCGATTAAAAGAAATCTCCAACCTCGAGTCTGTCGTCCAAAAGAACAGTGCCGGCAAGTTCGCCCTCCTGCGCCGCTGCAAGTTGGAGCAGATCCAGATCCCCCTTAAGCAGGGTTCTCTAGACGACATCCCCAACGAAGACGTCCTCCTCCAGAAAGACCAAGACGCCATGGACGTCGACATGGACGAAGACGCCGAGGCGGACGAGGTCCTCGAGGCGGCCATGGACGACTACGGCATCGAAATCGACTTTgacaacctcgacgacgacctcAAAGACTCAGACGATGACTTTGAAGATAAGCTCCAAGAGCGCATATCTTCCCTCACGaccgagctcgagaagctcaaccCCAACATGCGCGCCATGGAGCGTCTCGAGTCGGTCAAGACCCGGCTCCAGTCAACTGACAAGGATTGGGAAGACAGCAAAACCGCCCTCAAAGAAGCCCGCGACGCGTTTTCTAGAGTCAAACAGCAGCGGTTCGAGCTCTTTAACAAGGCCTTCAGCCATATCCAAGAGCAGATCACGCACGTGTACAAGGATCTCACGCGGAGTGATGCGTACCCCTTGGGTGGGCAAGCCTATCTCGACATCGAGGAGGACACGGAGACGCCGTACCTATCCGGGATCAAGTACCACGCCATGCCGCCGCTCAAGCGCTTCCGGGACATGGAACACCTGTCGGGCGGCGAAAAGACGATGGCGGCGCTGGCGCTGTTGTTTGCGATTCATAGCTACCAGCCCAGCCCGTTCTTTGTGCTGGACGAGGTGGACGCCGCGCTGGATAATGCGAATGTGGAAAAGATCACAAAGTACATCCGGGAGCATGCCGGGCCGGGGATGCAGTTTATTGTGATCAGCTTGAAGCCGACGCTGTTTCAGCACAGCGAGAGTCTTGTGGGGGTGTATAGGGACCAGGCTGCCAATAGTTCGGAGACGTTGACGCTGGAT TTGAGGAAGTATGTATAA
- a CDS encoding uncharacterized protein (EggNog:ENOG503NV8P; COG:S; BUSCO:EOG09263JCT) — MAEPEVASTDSEAVPTPENSTPLDDASPLEEHVPSIDTPTLAPTSPESRLSRNPSFSGSSSTYQEDWDSNFPPLDRLTVLELLDNFTLPQQLEKLQKGISAQTEKVRKSREAFNTKSRQARERMVDEWRRRVPSAEEQLDRYRKRMRNSVDKLGKRWNDTKAITLREKISFIFGVMNIFVSGYLIGGWPEYMHWWYTIQILYFMPIRFYTYHKRGYHYFLADLCYFVNFLLLLSVWVFPKSKRLFTAVYCLAFGNNAVAIIMWRNSLVFHSFDKVTSLFIHIMPCATLHCIVHLISPEHQASRFPAIYTIKHSPAGSPTAYANVLSMLAWSTIPYAIWQLSYYFFITVRRRDKIAAGRPTSFTWLRQSYSKVWIGKFVLGLPEALQEPAFMFIQYAYAVLTMLPCSLWFYYRWASAGFLGVVFVWSVYNGATYYIDVFGKRFQKELEAMRKEVERWQGEHEGLVGGGGGGDHGEEKKVGLGEGISGKVLDERREGDEDGGSGLDNIPLLNDERPAAAMVTGLEVGDGGARDVARERRQGRGGV; from the coding sequence ATGGCCGAGCCAGAAGTCGCATCAACAGACAGCGAAGCTGTCCCTACACCAGAAAACAGCACCCCCCTCGATGATGCCTCTCCTCTCGAAGAACATGTCCCCTCCATCGATACGCCAACCCTCGcgcccacctcccccgagtCCCGTCTCTCTCGAAACCCTTCATTctccggcagcagcagcacctaCCAAGAAGACTGGGACTCCAATTTCCCCCCTCTGGACCGCCTAACTGTCTTGGAGCTGCTCGATAACTTCACCCTCCCACAACAACTTGAGAAACTCCAGAAGGGCATCTCGGCCCAGACTGAGAAAGTGCGCAAGTCCCGCGAAGCCTTCAACACCAAATCCCGCCAAGCCCGCGAGCGCATGGTAGACGAATGGCGCCGTCGTGTCCCCTCTGCTGAAGAGCAGCTCGACCGGTACCGCAAGCGCATGAGGAACTCGGTCGACAAACTCGGGAAACGCTGGAACGACACCAAAGCTATCACCCTCCGCGAGAAGATCTCGTTCATCTTCGGTGTCATGAACATTTTTGTCTCGGGGTATCTAATCGGCGGCTGGCCAGAGTACATGCACTGGTGGTACACCATCCAGATCTTGTACTTTATGCCTATTCGCTTCTACACCTACCACAAGCGGGGATATCACTACTTTCTCGCCGACCTCTGCTACTTTGTCAACTTTCTCCTGTTGTTATCCGTTTGGGTTTTTCCAAAGAGTAAACGGCTGTTTACAGCCGTGTACTGCCTCGCATTTGGAAACAACGCCGTGGCAATCATCATGTGGCGCAACTCGCTGGTCTTCCACTCGTTTGATAAAGTCACCTCGCTCTTCATCCACATCATGCCCTGCGCGACGTTGCACTGCATCGTTCACTTAATCTCCCCCGAACACCAAGCTTCTCGCTTCCCAGCCATTTACACAATCAAGCACTCTCCCGCTGGCTCGCCAACCGCTTACGCCAACGTCCTGAGCATGCTAGCCTGGTCCACAATCCCGTACGCGATCTGGCAGTTGAGTTACTACTTTTTTATCACCGTCCGCCGGAGAGACAAAATCGCCGCCGGCCGCCCGACATCCTTCACCTGGCTTAGGCAATCGTATTCCAAAGTCTGGATCGGAAAGTTTGTGTTGGGGCTCCCGGAGGCGTTGCAGGAGCCAGCGTTCATGTTTATACAATATGCATACGCGGTCCTGACGATGCTACCGTGCAGCCTGTGGTTTTACTACAGGTGGGCGAGTGCGGGTTTTTTGGGAGTGGTTTTTGTTTGGTCGGTGTACAATGGGGCGACGTATTATATTGACGTTTTTGGAAAGAGGTTTcagaaggagctggaggcgatgaggaaggaggtggagaggtggcAGGGTGAGcatgaggggttggttggtggcggcggggggggtgatcatggggaggagaagaaggttgggCTAGGGGAGGGGATTAGTGGGAAGGTGCTGGATgaaaggagggagggggatgaggatggggggagtgggttggATAATATTCCGCTGTTGAATGATGAAcggccggcggcggcgatggttacggggttggaggttggtgatgggggggcGAGGGATGTGGCtagggagaggaggcaggggagggggggggtttaA
- the CDH1 gene encoding substrate-specific activator of APC-dependent proteolysis (EggNog:ENOG503NU21; COG:D; COG:O) — MGINGDVSNGAALSPTMKRPIQESHSSAAASARLSTPPPPGERLKVEPSHAGSSRNGRSSSRSTDIGLDAVDHALRREIGRQHRESTPGASPSRKRQRINGDRFIPTRSGQDLQASFSLLHEDGSPATPSRQKKRTPHGELHYQRTEEANRTFSRLLRTELFENSIPQVSPPSMSPEHNRLSHGHATRSHTPPNGPPPSSLPSNLTPSTPHKNLFSYMSPRHSIAGHPTPSRTPQSRHGPNLDTRSEVYSLSPVRYGSQQLLLSPRRQPRAVSKVPYKVLDAPELADDFYLNLVDWGNANVLGVGLGSSVYMWNAQTSRVNKLCMLEDDTVTSVSWIQKGTHIAIGTGKGLVQIWDAERQRRLRTMVGHTNRVGALAWNTHILTSGSRDRSIYHRDVRAPDPWMRKLVGHKQEVCGLKWNCEDGQLASGGNDNKLMVWDKLSDSPLWKFSDHTAAVKAIAWSPHQRGLLASGGGTADRRIIFHDTVRGTVVNEIDTGSQVCNLAWSKNSNEIVSTHGYSQNQIVVWKYPSMTQVASLTGHTYRVLYLAMSPDGRVVVTGAGDETLRFWNVFGKRGGRMGEDGEGGGGSIRLQEWGVIR, encoded by the exons ATGGGTATCAACGGCGACGTTTCAAACGGCGCTGCATTATCTCCCACCATGAAGAGGCCAATCCAGGAGTCACACAGTTCGGCCGCCGCCAGTGCAAGGTTGTCGACGCCTCCCCCGCCAGGGGAACGTCTGAAGGTGGAACCGTCGCATGCCGGAAGCTCGAGAAATGGACGGTCGAGTTCAAGATCCACCGACATTGGACTGGATGCCGTCGACCACGCGCTACGGCGGGAAATTGGTCGGCAGCACCGAGAAAGCACACCTGGAGCTAGTCCGAGTAGGAAACGGCAAAGGATCAACGGTGACCG CTTTATTCCCACGCGGTCTGGCCAAGACCTCCAGGCAAGTTTCAGTCTCTTGCATGAAGATGGGTCGCCCGCGACCCCGTCAAGACAAAAGAAGCGGACCCCGCATGGGGAGCTTCACTATCAGAGAA CTGAGGAGGCAAATCGGACATTCTCCCGCCTGCTGCGGACAGAGTTGTTTGAGAATTCGATACCACAGGTGTCACCACCTTCCATGTCACCAGAGCACAACAGGCTCTCCCATGGCCATGCCACCAGATCACACACCCCACCAAAcgggccaccaccatcatctttgccatcAAATTTGACACCATCCACACCACACAAGAATCTGTTCTCCTACATGTCGCCTCGTCACAGCATTGCAGGCCATCCAACACCTTCAAGGACGCCACAAAGTCGGCACGGGCCCAACTTGGACACCCGGTCCGAAGTGTACAGCTTATCGCCAGTGAGATATGGGAGTCAGCAACTGCTCCTCAGCCCACGGCGACAACCGCGTGCCGTGAGCAAGGTTCCGTATAAGGTGTTGGATGCTCCCGAGCTCGCAGATGACTTTTACCTCAACCTCGTTGACTGGGGCAACGCAAATGTATTAGGCGTCGGCCTGGGATCGAGCGTGTACATGTGGAACGCCCAGACCAGTCGCGTCAACAAGCTCTGCATGTTAGAAGACGACACCGTTACGAGCGTGTCGTGGATACAAAAGGGCACACACATTGCCATCGGAACTGGAAAGGGCCTAGTGCAAATCTGGGATGCGGAGCGGCAGCGAAGGTTGAGGACTATGGTAGGCCACACTAACCGTGTGGGTGCTCTGGCCTGGAACACGCACATCCTCACCTCTGGCTCGCGGGATCGGTCCATATACCACCGTGATGTGCGAGCCCCAGATCCGTGGATGAGGAAGCTAGTCGGGCACAAGCAGGAAGTGTGCGGACTAAAATGGAACTGCGAGGATGGGCAGCTGGCGAGTGGAGGGAACGACAACAAACTAATGGTCTGGGATAAGCTCTCGGATTCGCCACTGTGGAAGTTTTCGGACCACACCGCCGCGGTGAAGGCGATTGCTTGGAGCCCTCACCAACGTGGACTGTTGGCTTCCGGTGGCGGTACGGCCGACCGCCGGATCATTTTCCACGATACGGTGAGGGGGACCGTTGTCAATGAGATTGACACGGGGAGCCAGGTTTGCAACTTGGCGTGGAGCAAGAACTCGAACGAGATTGTCTCGACGCATGGGTACAGCCAGAACCAGATTGTGGTGTGGAAGTACCCGAGCATGACGCAGGTGGCGAGTTTGACGGGGCACACTTATCGGGTGCTGTACCTGGCTATGAGCCCGGacgggagggtggtggtcacGGGGGCGGGGGACGAGACGTTGAGGTTTTGGAATGTGTTTGGgaagaggggtgggaggatgggggaggatggggaggggggcggagGAAGTATAAGGTTGCAGGAGTGGGGGGTTATTAGGTGA
- a CDS encoding uncharacterized protein (EggNog:ENOG503NWYG; COG:T), which produces MDRAFEALVREELPASITCRWIQAASLTIRKRVTGTLPEHLQQLSEGLAEVFCLIDPSREDNPIVSDKILPERLNTASSPIRDKLAAGKEHHETILNYRRRRLPVHEPPHVRPVARQPRGNAVQDWRLDSDNSPETNPFSPQLPLRHLAEVLTALEIEIVRNHGGGRHSPAHEDETPNWAKPDDNPIPRPPFQSPLSADMEELSDLSGGKLRGSTPTASSSAPTPPSALFSRHLPSVSQGSSKHLFSLALAGLTG; this is translated from the exons ATGGACAGGGCATTCGAAGCACTGGTTCGCGAGGAACTACCGGCTTCAATCACCTGCCGCTGGATCCAGGCAGCGAGTTTGACCATCAGGAAAAGAGTGACTGGGACCCTACCTGAGCATCTCCAGCAGCTGTCTGAGGGCTTAGCAGAGGTGTTTTGTCTGATTGATCCATCACGAGAAGACAACCCAATTGT CTCTGACAAAATTCTACCCGAACGACTCAATACGGCGTCAAGCCC GATCCGTGACAAGCTAGCAGCGGGCAAGGAGCATCACGAAACCATTCTCAACTACAGACGGAGGCGGCTTCCCGTTCATGAACCTCCTCATGTGCGCCCCGTTGCTCGACAGCCAAGGGGTAACGCGGTACAGGATTGGCGCCTAGATTCTGACAACAGCCCAGAAACCAACCCTTTTTCACCCCAGCTTCCCCTCCGTCACCTCGCTGAGGTGTTGACCGCCCTAGAAATCGAAATTGTCCGCAACCACGGCGGCGGCCGTCACTCCCCCGCCCACGAGGACGAAACACCCAACTGGGCCAAACCCGAcgacaaccccatcccccgaCCCCCCTTCCAATCCCCCCTCTCAGCCGACATGGAAGAGCTGTCTGACCTGTCAGGGGGTAAGCTACGGGGATCTACTCCcactgcctcctcctccgcccctacccctccctccgcaCTCTTTTCACGTCACCTTCCCTCCGTCTCCCAGGGATCCTCCAAACACCTGTTCTCTCTCGCATTGGCGGGTCTGACAGGGTAA
- a CDS encoding uncharacterized protein (EggNog:ENOG503PMYX), translated as MNMASHIRQRDAEPSTSLTPGAIAGIACGSGAIFIGAAGLFVLYWRRNRQYDREDDLYRTDSEEDVSRGGAIPAVSYTLDYKIHSPQQQQQQQQQQQQHQHHKASSSYSYSPEKAAYPFSPLSTNSSSGPGGAMPTHPAYIPRAMVRGMPVSSNSSPQPTPPSNPPQQEPLPHFTFPQEPENPTPRSQRPSPLNLNTTSPSLPPTRKQPPKLLLSTSNSNPLPGKQNATISGPLAFPSHYQPPPNLPSPPQKHPKPKRIRNPHDQIYDDDSSSGEDDNTHPKEMESYEESDIQYYHQHHHYHHQDKRTFRERSLSGSGGGSQPSSGGLPPHEQGKKSRRKRFSGGSSSQPAQQLAQQQRGNRYYAEIEIGRGSDIW; from the coding sequence ATGAATATGGCGTCCCATATCCGGCAACGGGACGCCGAGCCCAGTACCAGCCTCACTCCTGGAGCCATAGCAGGAATCGCCTGCGGATCCGGAGCCATCTTTATCGGCGCGGCCGGCCTCTTCGTTCTCTACTGGAGACGAAACCGCCAATATGACCGAGAAGACGACCTCTACCGAACCGActccgaggaggatgtctcCCGCGGTGGTGCCATCCCCGCGGTGTCATATACACTCGACTACAAAATCCATagcccccaacaacaacaacaacaacaacaacaacaacaacaacaccaacatcacaaAGCCAGCAGCTCTTACAGCTACTCCCCCGAAAAGGCCGCCTACCCTTTCTCCCCGCTAAGCACCAACTCCAGCTCCGGACCCGGCGGCGCAATGCCCACTCACCCAGCCTACATCCCCAGGGCCATGGTCCGCGGCATGCCAGTATCAAGCAATTcttctccccaaccaacaccaccatccaaccctcctcaacagGAACCCCTTCCTCATTTCACCTTCCCCCAAGAACCCGAAAACCCAACCCCCCGATCCCAACGCCCCTCCCCTTTaaacctcaacaccacctccccctccttgcCGCCAACCCgtaaacaaccccccaaactgctcctctccacctccaactccaaccccctccccggaAAACAAAACGCCACCATCTCCGGCCCCTTGGCATTTCCCTCCCActaccaaccccctcctaacctcccctctcccccgcaaaagcaccccaaacccaagaGGATTCGCAACCCCCACGATCAAATCTACGACGATGATTCCTCATCAGGTGAAGACGACAATACCCACCCCAAAGAAATGGAAAGCTACGAGGAGAGCGACATCCAGTATTaccaccagcatcaccactaccaccaccaagataAACGGACTTTTAGGGAGAGGTCGTTGTCTGGTTCAGGGGGAGGATCGCAGCCCAGCTCGGGGGGGTTACCACCACACGAAcaggggaagaagagcagAAGAAAACGCTTCTCGGGCGGATCATCGTCTCAGCCGGCACAGCAGTTGGCACAGCAGCAAAGGGGGAATAGATATTATGCCGAGATTGAgatagggagggggagtgatATTTGGTAG
- a CDS encoding uncharacterized protein (EggNog:ENOG503Q008) — translation MRHSKAFLPLSLASLGAAEIVGQWTAWSLARTCTPEGSSCTYHLVLVPGPESDFITCDWTVDSTSNFKPAYQTDFAEAKCGDNLSLNGGWSSMGFITIVPTDKAANVYAFFGFTDAELADGQVASSRQRPAYRVGTFGEKEHPDLGLGMSKKMVRRLSRGFVQQHGGSLSSSKPTKEKRRDITMSDQLRKHISVMYASSQQQKSSSEIDTCSQNCQPSGDDFDALACVETCRQQLHGPKINNGQERHRLGTRNDNPETWQIHSLTRLTNHLLNQTMFTFSLYSSTTLQLAKCSISIPSVEPTHSWYGQRCDKDGKFSVGWGYKADTDSAVMTVCERGRGMAWFGWDGVAERDLDLVEVRFGDSRGEVVHETVCT, via the exons atGCGTCACAGCAAAgctttccttcccctctctcTAGCCTCCCTAGGAGCAGCAGAGATAGTCGGCCAGTGGACAGCCTGGTCCCTCGCCCGCACCTGTACCCCTGAAGGCAGCTCCTGCACCtaccacctcgtcctcgtcccagGTCCAGAATCCGATTTCATCACCTGCGACTGGACCGTCGACTCTACCAGTAACTTCAAACCCGCGTACCAAACCGACTTTGCCGAAGCAAAATGCGGAGACAACCTTTCCCTAAACGGGGGCTGGAGCAGCATGGggttcatcaccatcgtGCCCACCGACAAAGCAGCCAACGTCTACGCCTTCTTCGGCTTCACCGACGCCGAGCTCGCAGACGGGCAGGTTGCGTCATCAAGACAAAGACCTGCCTACCGAGTCGGCACTTTTGGCGAGAAGGAGCACCCTGACCTGGGGCTGGGTATGTCGAAAAAGATGGTGAGGAGACTAAGCCGTGGTTTTGTCCAGCAGCACGGCGGCTCCTTGTCATCATCCAAACCgacaaaggaaaagaggCGGGATATAACCATGAGTGATCAACTGCGAAAGCACATCTCGGTGATGTATGCCtccagccagcagcaaaaaTCCTCTTCCGAGATCGACACCTGCAGCCAAAACTGCCAGCCTAGCGGGGATGACTTCGACGCCCTTGCGTGTGTCGAGACTTGTCGTCAGCAGCTTCACGGGCCAAAGATCAACAACGGCCAGGAGAGGCACCGCCTCGGCACCCGTAACGACAACCCAGAAACGTGGCAAATCCACTCCCTCACCCGCC taaccaaccacctcctcaaccaaaCCATGTTCACCTTCTCCCTTTACTCCAGCACTACCCTCCAGCTAGCAAAGTGCAGCATCTCAATCCCGTCCGTAGAGCCAACCCACAGCTGGTACGGACAGCGCTGTGACAAGGATGGGAAGTTCAGTGTTGGGTGGGGGTACAAAGCAGATACAGACTCGGCCGTGATGACGGTTTGCGAGAGGGGACGGGGGATGGCTTGGTTCgggtgggatggtgttgctgagAGGGACCTAGACCTGGTGGAGGTCAGGTTTGGGGATTcgagaggggaggtggtgcatGAGACGGTTTGTACttga